One window of Elusimicrobiota bacterium genomic DNA carries:
- a CDS encoding HD domain-containing phosphohydrolase, whose amino-acid sequence MYIELFLVLLAVGIGLYFFYRYKSQLQLLYHTKREINEVKSKYTNSVASVDSLINMLIDLHEFGLKYSPEHNKQALSKMIVDYAVKVLKTSIGSLMLIDETTNELVIVAARGLTREVIETTRLKIGEGIAGLVARDGNPIFVENIDRDPRFFRAENVRYSSKSFISVPLKIRNKVIGVLNVNREKETEKFNERDLRLLQLLAGQAAITIENIELYQNLHRLYLETMQTLAKAIDAKDAYTKEHASRAAYYAKAVAKELHLPKSMVKHIEFAAMMHDIGKIGIKEEILLKKETLTEKERNEIKKHPVIGEKIIAPIEFLAPIAPLILYHHEWFDGRGYTEGLVGEEIPIGARIVAVIDSYDAMTSDRPYRKALLENTAIEELKKGAGTQFDPKIVAAFLRVLEQEKKKKTEPQTMEANP is encoded by the coding sequence ATGTATATTGAATTGTTTCTGGTTCTGCTGGCCGTCGGTATAGGACTATATTTTTTTTATAGATATAAATCACAGTTACAACTTCTGTATCACACTAAAAGAGAAATAAACGAAGTAAAATCAAAATATACAAACAGTGTCGCGTCTGTTGACAGTCTCATCAATATGCTGATTGACCTTCACGAATTCGGATTGAAATACTCGCCTGAGCATAACAAACAGGCACTATCAAAAATGATTGTGGATTATGCAGTAAAAGTTCTCAAGACAAGTATTGGTTCCTTAATGTTGATTGATGAGACCACAAACGAACTTGTAATTGTTGCAGCCCGCGGGCTTACAAGAGAGGTGATTGAAACCACACGGCTTAAAATCGGCGAGGGTATCGCAGGACTGGTTGCCCGTGATGGGAATCCTATTTTTGTTGAAAATATTGACCGAGACCCGCGGTTTTTCCGAGCAGAAAATGTGCGGTACTCGTCTAAATCGTTCATATCAGTCCCACTCAAAATAAGAAATAAAGTCATCGGTGTGCTTAATGTCAATCGTGAAAAAGAAACTGAAAAATTTAACGAACGTGATTTGCGGCTTTTACAACTTTTGGCAGGTCAGGCAGCAATCACAATAGAAAATATAGAACTCTATCAGAACCTGCATCGGCTTTATCTTGAAACAATGCAGACACTTGCAAAAGCAATTGACGCTAAAGATGCGTATACAAAAGAACATGCTTCTCGTGCTGCATATTATGCTAAAGCTGTTGCCAAAGAATTGCATCTGCCGAAATCAATGGTGAAACATATTGAGTTTGCTGCTATGATGCATGATATTGGCAAGATAGGTATCAAAGAAGAAATTTTATTAAAAAAAGAAACACTTACTGAAAAAGAAAGAAACGAAATAAAAAAACATCCTGTAATTGGTGAAAAAATAATAGCACCTATTGAATTTCTTGCGCCAATTGCACCGTTGATTCTATATCATCATGAATGGTTTGATGGTCGTGGCTATACTGAAGGACTTGTTGGTGAAGAAATACCGATAGGCGCCCGAATCGTCGCAGTGATTGATTCATATGACGCTATGACATCAGATAGACCTTATAGAAAAGCACTTTTAGAAAATACTGCGATTGAAGAATTAAAAAAAGGTGCCGGCACACAGTT